The proteins below come from a single Candidatus Bathyanammoxibius amoris genomic window:
- a CDS encoding bifunctional precorrin-2 dehydrogenase/sirohydrochlorin ferrochelatase — MPRYYPIYLDIRDKKCIVVGGGDVAYRKALSLKEAGAQVVVISPEISPEFLKEEGLTILQQKYEDRCLEGATLVIAATNEEEVNQRVWTEASRHGLLVNVVDKPELCNFIVPSVVNRGELQISISTGGASPAFARRMRQELENRYGPEYGEFIKLLSRLRPEVRSQIGEASKRQRALERLSSPEMLDMIRTRGTAETEKEMRRIITEELGRSK, encoded by the coding sequence ATGCCTAGATATTATCCTATATACCTGGACATAAGGGACAAGAAATGTATTGTCGTAGGCGGGGGTGACGTGGCCTACAGGAAGGCCCTTAGCCTCAAGGAGGCCGGGGCGCAGGTGGTGGTAATAAGCCCCGAAATTTCTCCAGAGTTTTTGAAAGAAGAAGGGCTGACCATTCTACAACAGAAATATGAAGACAGGTGTCTTGAGGGCGCGACATTGGTAATAGCGGCCACCAACGAGGAGGAAGTCAACCAAAGGGTCTGGACAGAGGCCAGCCGGCACGGGCTGCTGGTCAACGTGGTCGACAAACCGGAACTCTGTAACTTTATAGTCCCGTCCGTTGTAAACCGTGGTGAACTCCAGATAAGCATATCAACCGGCGGCGCAAGCCCCGCGTTCGCGCGGAGGATGCGCCAGGAGCTGGAAAACCGTTATGGACCTGAATACGGCGAGTTTATTAAACTCCTCTCCCGGCTGCGACCCGAAGTGCGCTCCCAGATAGGCGAAGCTTCTAAGAGACAACGGGCGCTGGAACGTCTGTCGTCTCCAGAGATGCTCGACATGATAAGGACCAGGGGAACGGCCGAAACCGAAAAGGAAATGCGGCGGATTATCACAGAAGAACTGGGCAGGAGCAAATAA
- the lysA gene encoding diaminopimelate decarboxylase — translation MDKHFTYRNGSLYCEDMKVEEIARDVGTPAYIYSKQSILDHYHELEDAFKKEKPLICFSVKSNSNLSILRLLSEAGSGFDVVSGGELYRALRAGANPSKVVFAGVCKSAEEIRDALEHNIFMFNVESREELDNINKVALGIEKVARVAIRLNPDVDAETHQKTTTGKKENKFGIDLKAARELFNNGYLRGLRGVHLVAIHVHIGSPVSSPGPYVDALAKVKEYLSFCREQGVEIEYVNIGGGYCISYTGEKVTGPADYARKILPVLKPLRCKLIMEPGRFIVGDAGILVTRVTYNKETSFGKRFIICDAGMNDLIRPALYDAFHRIWPVRTSVPMPDVLRPEGPKKTKKMVQADIVGPVCESSDCLARDRVIPEVKDGEYLAVFNAGAYGSAMSSNYNSRLQPCGVLVTGNSCRVIRRRNTYEDLVACET, via the coding sequence ATGGACAAACACTTTACATACCGTAACGGCTCACTCTACTGCGAAGACATGAAGGTGGAGGAAATAGCGCGTGATGTAGGGACCCCCGCGTACATCTACAGCAAGCAGTCTATCCTCGACCACTATCACGAACTCGAAGACGCCTTTAAGAAGGAAAAGCCCCTGATCTGCTTCTCTGTGAAATCCAATTCAAACCTCTCCATACTCAGGCTCCTGTCAGAGGCCGGCTCAGGGTTTGACGTGGTTTCGGGCGGGGAACTCTACAGGGCGCTCAGGGCCGGCGCCAATCCATCCAAGGTGGTCTTTGCGGGGGTTTGCAAAAGTGCCGAAGAAATAAGGGACGCGCTGGAACACAATATATTCATGTTCAACGTGGAGTCCAGAGAAGAACTCGACAACATCAACAAAGTGGCCCTGGGTATCGAAAAAGTCGCCCGCGTGGCCATAAGACTCAACCCCGACGTAGACGCGGAAACCCACCAAAAGACCACGACCGGCAAAAAGGAAAACAAGTTCGGCATAGACCTCAAGGCCGCCAGGGAACTCTTTAACAACGGCTACCTGCGGGGCCTGCGGGGCGTTCACCTTGTCGCCATCCACGTGCATATCGGCTCCCCTGTCTCCAGCCCCGGGCCCTACGTAGATGCGCTGGCAAAGGTTAAGGAATATCTGTCGTTCTGCCGCGAACAGGGGGTAGAGATAGAGTATGTAAACATAGGCGGCGGTTACTGCATATCATATACCGGCGAGAAGGTCACGGGGCCGGCCGACTACGCCCGGAAGATACTGCCGGTCCTTAAGCCCTTGCGCTGCAAACTTATAATGGAGCCGGGACGGTTTATTGTCGGAGACGCGGGCATACTGGTCACCAGGGTGACCTATAACAAAGAAACGAGTTTCGGCAAGCGTTTTATCATTTGTGACGCCGGCATGAACGACCTCATACGGCCCGCGCTCTATGATGCTTTTCACAGGATATGGCCCGTCAGGACCAGCGTGCCCATGCCCGACGTGCTCCGGCCGGAAGGTCCCAAGAAGACCAAGAAAATGGTGCAGGCGGATATCGTGGGTCCGGTGTGCGAGTCAAGCGACTGCCTTGCCAGGGACCGGGTCATCCCGGAAGTAAAGGACGGTGAATACCTGGCCGTCTTCAACGCCGGCGCTTACGGTTCCGCCATGAGTTCCAACTACAACTCCAGACTGCAGCCGTGCGGGGTACTGGTCACCGGCAACAGCTGTCGCGTGATAAGACGCAGAAACACCTACGAAGACCTGGTGGCATGTGAGACATAG
- the argH gene encoding argininosuccinate lyase → MKTIKKKPWSGRFGKQTQPLVESFTESVSFDWRLYKHDIQGSIAHSTMLAACGLISGKERDSIIKALHGIQKDIESDHFEFSTGLEDVHMNIEAALIERIGDTGKKLHTARSRNDQVALDMRLWCREQTRHITGLIEGLQRALVSKADEYHGTVIPGFTHLQHAQPVLLSHYLLAYVEMLERDRERLADCLDRVNVSPLGACALAGTTLPIDPAMTARLLGFKFFSNNSVDATSDRDFCIEFASCLAILAMHISRLAEEWIIWSTEEFGFLELDESLCTGSSIMPQKKNPDALELLRAKCARVYGNLLSLFTLMKALPLSYNRDMQEDKVAVFDTASTVSTSLELLCLIVKGVDFRVDNIKTACEKGFLDATALAEYLVRKGLPFREAHEVVGKTVRAAVKRKKRLAELSIDELRKFSGLIDNDVYRILGVENCVKHYAGPGSTAPREVKKRLAFWKKKLKLRGKPA, encoded by the coding sequence GTGAAAACTATTAAGAAAAAACCCTGGTCAGGCAGGTTTGGTAAACAGACGCAGCCCTTGGTGGAGAGCTTCACGGAATCGGTGTCGTTCGACTGGAGGCTCTATAAACATGACATCCAGGGCTCAATCGCGCATTCCACCATGCTGGCCGCCTGTGGGCTTATCTCCGGCAAGGAGAGAGACAGTATCATTAAGGCGTTACACGGCATCCAGAAGGACATCGAATCCGACCACTTTGAATTCAGCACCGGGCTGGAAGACGTGCATATGAACATAGAAGCGGCACTTATAGAACGAATCGGCGATACCGGGAAGAAACTGCACACGGCCAGGAGCCGTAACGACCAGGTGGCGCTGGACATGAGGCTCTGGTGCAGGGAACAGACCCGGCACATCACCGGCCTGATAGAAGGCTTGCAACGCGCGCTGGTGTCTAAGGCTGATGAATATCACGGTACGGTAATCCCGGGCTTTACCCATCTCCAGCACGCGCAGCCCGTACTGCTCAGCCATTATCTACTGGCCTACGTGGAGATGTTAGAGAGGGACAGGGAGAGGCTGGCGGACTGTCTCGACCGTGTCAACGTCTCACCCCTCGGGGCGTGCGCGCTGGCAGGCACAACGCTCCCCATCGACCCGGCCATGACGGCCAGGCTCCTGGGGTTCAAGTTTTTTTCCAACAACAGTGTGGACGCCACCAGTGACAGGGATTTCTGCATAGAATTCGCCTCGTGCCTGGCCATACTGGCCATGCATATCTCCAGGCTTGCCGAGGAATGGATCATCTGGTCCACCGAGGAGTTCGGTTTCCTGGAATTGGACGAGTCTCTCTGTACCGGTTCTAGCATAATGCCGCAGAAGAAGAACCCCGACGCGCTTGAACTCTTGCGGGCAAAGTGCGCGCGCGTGTACGGCAATCTGCTATCGCTCTTCACCCTGATGAAGGCGCTGCCTTTATCCTATAACCGTGACATGCAGGAAGACAAGGTCGCCGTCTTTGACACGGCCTCGACCGTAAGCACGTCACTGGAACTCCTCTGCCTCATTGTTAAGGGTGTCGACTTCAGGGTTGACAACATAAAGACCGCGTGCGAGAAAGGTTTCCTCGACGCCACCGCCCTGGCGGAATATCTGGTGCGAAAAGGACTGCCGTTCCGCGAGGCCCACGAGGTGGTCGGCAAGACGGTAAGGGCGGCGGTGAAACGCAAGAAAAGGCTGGCGGAACTATCCATAGACGAGCTCAGGAAATTCTCCGGGCTCATCGACAATGACGTATACCGCATTCTGGGTGTCGAGAATTGCGTGAAACATTATGCCGGACCCGGCTCTACGGCCCCGCGCGAGGTCAAGAAGAGGCTGGCTTTCTGGAAGAAGAAGCTAAAACTCCGGGGCAAACCCGCATAA
- the aroF gene encoding 3-deoxy-7-phosphoheptulonate synthase — translation MIIILEKNVTEEQTKRVLARIEEAGLTPHVSKGEETTIIGVVGAHIPPELLESIERLPGVGRTMRISKSYKLVSREFSAADTVINIGDVSIGGGNTVVMAGPCTIESREQLLKTAAAVKRAGAGILRGGAFKPRTSPYSFRGMGEEGLKILADVGAETGLKVVTEAMTPGHVEVVARYADILQIGTRNMQNYQLLEEVGQTGKPCVLKRGMSATIEEWLLSAEYIMGKGNKQVMLCERGIRTFETATRNTLDISAIPMAKRMTHLPVICDPSHATGKWYLVQPMALAALAAGADGLLIEVHPDPDHALSDGAQSLTLENFSTLMKRLALMAELLNRA, via the coding sequence ATGATAATCATTCTCGAAAAGAACGTTACCGAGGAGCAGACAAAGAGGGTACTGGCCCGGATTGAGGAAGCAGGACTCACCCCCCACGTCTCAAAAGGGGAAGAAACGACCATAATCGGCGTGGTGGGGGCACACATTCCGCCGGAATTGCTTGAAAGCATTGAAAGGCTGCCCGGGGTAGGGCGCACCATGCGAATATCCAAATCCTACAAGCTGGTCAGCAGGGAATTCAGCGCGGCCGACACCGTAATAAACATCGGGGACGTGAGTATCGGTGGTGGAAACACGGTCGTCATGGCGGGCCCGTGCACAATTGAAAGCCGGGAGCAGCTCCTTAAGACGGCTGCGGCCGTGAAGCGGGCGGGCGCCGGCATACTCAGGGGCGGCGCCTTCAAGCCGCGGACGTCACCCTACAGCTTCCGGGGAATGGGAGAGGAGGGGCTCAAGATACTTGCCGACGTGGGCGCCGAGACGGGGTTGAAGGTAGTGACCGAGGCCATGACACCCGGACACGTAGAGGTTGTGGCCCGGTACGCGGACATCCTGCAGATAGGCACGCGGAACATGCAGAATTACCAGTTACTCGAGGAGGTAGGGCAGACAGGCAAGCCCTGTGTGCTGAAGCGCGGCATGTCGGCCACCATTGAGGAATGGCTCCTCTCCGCGGAGTACATTATGGGAAAGGGGAATAAGCAGGTAATGCTGTGCGAACGGGGCATACGAACCTTTGAGACGGCTACCCGCAACACGTTAGACATCAGTGCCATACCTATGGCCAAAAGGATGACCCACCTGCCTGTAATCTGTGACCCCAGCCACGCAACGGGCAAGTGGTATCTGGTGCAGCCCATGGCCCTCGCCGCCCTGGCGGCAGGCGCGGACGGCCTCCTTATCGAGGTCCACCCGGACCCTGACCATGCCTTATCCGACGGCGCCCAGTCACTGACGCTGGAGAATTTCTCCACCCTTATGAAAAGGCTCGCTCTCATGGCAGAGCTTTTAAACAGAGCCTAA
- a CDS encoding nitroreductase family protein, protein MNILEVIKKRRSVRKFQDREIPKDLVDKLIEALIWAPSAGNLQSRKFYFIRNQGLKDGLVEAAWGQSFIAKAPLVIAACADMRIRTHYGSRGTDLYALQDVAASVQNLMLLACEHGIATAWVGAFDEDSAARVLELPQHLRPVVIVPVGYPAEKPRTPERVHTDKAVVFVD, encoded by the coding sequence ATGAACATCCTAGAAGTCATTAAAAAGAGACGCAGCGTGAGGAAATTCCAGGACAGGGAAATCCCAAAGGATCTGGTAGACAAGCTGATAGAGGCGCTGATATGGGCGCCAAGCGCAGGGAACCTTCAGAGCCGGAAGTTCTATTTCATACGCAACCAGGGGCTGAAAGACGGTCTTGTGGAGGCCGCATGGGGACAGAGCTTCATCGCCAAGGCCCCACTGGTTATAGCAGCCTGCGCGGACATGCGCATAAGGACCCACTACGGCAGCCGGGGCACCGACCTCTACGCCCTTCAGGACGTCGCTGCAAGCGTCCAGAACCTTATGCTGCTGGCCTGTGAACACGGCATAGCCACGGCATGGGTGGGCGCCTTCGATGAAGATAGCGCCGCCAGGGTGCTTGAACTCCCCCAACACCTGCGGCCCGTGGTAATAGTCCCGGTGGGCTACCCCGCAGAAAAACCTCGAACACCCGAACGGGTCCACACCGACAAGGCCGTGGTGTTTGTGGATTGA
- a CDS encoding DNA-directed RNA polymerase subunit omega — protein MKNYYSAVDSLSKKAGGPYCFSSILIKRVRQLVKGSLGGFRSEGFDPVNTAFEEYKQDKLQVLEGGVPIELVQRKGKKGKK, from the coding sequence ATGAAAAATTACTACAGTGCCGTGGATTCTCTGTCAAAAAAGGCCGGTGGGCCTTATTGTTTCAGCTCTATACTAATAAAGAGGGTGCGACAGCTTGTGAAGGGTTCTCTCGGTGGCTTCCGTTCAGAGGGCTTTGACCCGGTGAACACCGCTTTTGAGGAGTACAAACAGGATAAACTGCAGGTCTTAGAAGGCGGTGTACCCATTGAGCTTGTTCAACGGAAGGGGAAGAAAGGGAAGAAGTGA
- a CDS encoding ATP-binding cassette domain-containing protein translates to MIKVENLSKRFADKLAVDDISFEVHEGEVLGFLGPNGAGKSTTMRVLTCFIPATAGFAWVAGHDVFTDSLKVREQIGYLPESVPLYVDMRVKEYLMFRAELKKVPRKERKTKIGECLDRCAIEDVQDQMIGTLSKGYKQRVGLADALIHDPKILILDEPTIGLDPNQIRQVRDLIKRLGEKHTILLSTHILPEVEMICGRVIIIDRGRLVANDTPANLLAKLSGGSVLELQAKGPAGPIGKVLKGINGVTDVREGAQDGAVRHLVVEADRGMDVREDIFRAFVKNDWVLLEMKKVAVTLEEVFHQLTTKETPTTEEDVPRQAAAGLGQGSSGPVGKKTE, encoded by the coding sequence ATGATCAAGGTGGAGAACCTGAGCAAGCGTTTTGCGGATAAGCTTGCGGTGGACGATATATCCTTCGAGGTTCACGAGGGTGAGGTCTTAGGTTTCCTGGGGCCCAACGGCGCAGGCAAGTCTACTACGATGCGCGTCCTCACGTGCTTTATTCCTGCCACGGCCGGTTTTGCATGGGTAGCGGGCCATGACGTCTTCACTGACTCCCTGAAGGTGAGAGAACAGATAGGATACCTCCCTGAGAGCGTGCCACTTTATGTGGACATGAGGGTAAAGGAGTATCTTATGTTCCGGGCCGAACTCAAGAAGGTGCCCCGGAAGGAGAGAAAAACCAAGATAGGCGAGTGCCTTGACAGGTGCGCTATCGAGGATGTGCAGGACCAGATGATAGGCACGTTGTCCAAGGGGTACAAGCAGAGGGTGGGCCTGGCTGACGCCCTTATTCACGACCCGAAGATCCTGATTCTCGACGAACCTACCATCGGCCTTGACCCCAACCAGATAAGACAGGTGAGGGATCTCATAAAGCGGCTGGGCGAAAAACACACCATACTTCTCTCCACCCATATATTGCCTGAGGTGGAGATGATCTGCGGCAGGGTAATAATCATTGACAGGGGCAGGCTTGTGGCGAACGACACGCCTGCAAACCTGTTGGCAAAGCTAAGTGGCGGGTCCGTGCTTGAACTACAGGCGAAAGGGCCCGCAGGGCCTATCGGCAAGGTGCTAAAGGGAATTAACGGCGTCACAGACGTTCGGGAAGGGGCCCAGGACGGCGCTGTCAGACATCTGGTCGTAGAGGCTGACCGTGGCATGGACGTCAGAGAGGACATCTTCCGTGCCTTCGTGAAGAACGACTGGGTATTGCTGGAGATGAAGAAGGTGGCCGTTACGCTGGAAGAGGTTTTCCATCAGCTCACCACGAAGGAGACACCAACAACAGAAGAAGATGTGCCCCGGCAGGCCGCCGCAGGTCTCGGGCAGGGGTCCTCAGGGCCCGTAGGCAAGAAAACCGAATAA
- a CDS encoding ABC transporter permease, with protein MGGATTIFKREMVGFFFSPIAYIVIAVFLLFSGYFFATLLALTQQASLTYSLANMQFILSILAPIITMKLLSEEVRAGTIEMLMTAPVTDFEVVFGKFLAAWLLYLVMLAPTLLYVVFLTWVGQPDMGPIISSYIGLALMGGMFVSVGLLMSALTKSQVVAGVLGIVALVILFFVGYAVSGTDVWYAAAFQYIGTYGHWESFTKGLVNTSDVVYYITITALCLFITVRVLESRKWR; from the coding sequence ATGGGTGGTGCGACAACGATTTTCAAACGCGAGATGGTCGGTTTCTTCTTTTCGCCGATTGCGTATATAGTGATAGCGGTGTTTCTGCTATTTTCCGGTTACTTCTTTGCCACCCTTCTGGCCCTCACGCAGCAGGCGAGCCTCACATACAGTCTCGCCAACATGCAGTTTATACTCTCCATCCTCGCGCCGATAATCACCATGAAGCTGCTGTCGGAGGAGGTGCGCGCGGGGACGATTGAGATGCTCATGACGGCGCCGGTGACGGATTTTGAGGTGGTCTTCGGTAAATTCCTGGCTGCGTGGCTTCTCTACCTCGTGATGCTTGCGCCCACGCTTCTCTATGTCGTATTCCTGACCTGGGTCGGCCAGCCTGACATGGGACCCATAATTTCCAGCTATATAGGTTTGGCCTTAATGGGCGGGATGTTCGTCTCCGTGGGGCTGCTCATGTCGGCCCTGACCAAGAGTCAGGTAGTTGCCGGCGTACTGGGGATTGTGGCCCTGGTCATACTGTTCTTCGTGGGTTACGCGGTATCCGGCACAGACGTATGGTATGCCGCCGCATTTCAGTATATTGGCACGTACGGCCACTGGGAATCGTTCACCAAGGGCCTTGTGAACACGAGTGACGTCGTCTACTACATAACTATCACGGCCCTTTGCCTGTTCATAACGGTGCGTGTGCTTGAGAGTAGAAAGTGGAGGTAA
- a CDS encoding GldG family protein, producing the protein MEKDESRGFNLNKLFRKKAVIGTNVVLMILVAITIFGIVSYINARHYMRFDFTAGGRFSISNKTENIIKGLDKPVTITVLFSSGEMFLDRILDILNEYKYQSEKISLVHIDPIRNPTRMRELAARIKAGNIQLNTIIFESGDRAKHVNQSEVIEKEFPFKFKGEEVFTSAILSVTEEDQTSIYITTGHGERGIDDYDRQGFSDIVTALKRDNFNVVPLDLLTRKKIPAGCDVLIIAGPTKSFNSEEQALIRDYVDNREGRLLVCLEPAFGPYDNTGLDTLLKEYNVNVRTDAVVYNKVQLPFFGLQTVAEIYVNKERYPEHRITQEMRSLNSVFFGACPVEAIPPNNQRKYQVKNLAMAADNSWGETEIGVKNKKPKFTQGKDIPGPIAIAATSEPVDTAAQASIAHGSLPKESEVKGARLVVFGDVDFAANEYSGNPGNHDIFLNSINWLTKKETKLGISAKPPDVRRAILDPQQMKLIYWLSVAGLPGLGLITGALVWWKRRR; encoded by the coding sequence TTGGAAAAAGACGAATCCAGGGGCTTCAATCTGAACAAACTCTTCAGGAAAAAAGCGGTCATAGGGACGAACGTAGTGCTTATGATCCTTGTCGCCATAACTATTTTCGGCATCGTAAGTTATATTAACGCCAGACATTACATGCGTTTTGATTTTACCGCTGGCGGCAGGTTCTCTATATCCAACAAGACCGAGAACATCATAAAAGGTCTGGACAAACCCGTGACGATAACCGTGCTTTTCAGTTCGGGGGAGATGTTCCTGGACAGGATTCTGGACATCCTTAACGAGTATAAATATCAGTCCGAGAAGATAAGTCTTGTACACATAGACCCCATACGCAACCCCACGAGGATGAGGGAGCTTGCCGCCAGGATAAAGGCCGGGAACATCCAGTTAAACACCATCATATTTGAATCCGGCGACAGGGCAAAACACGTAAACCAGTCGGAAGTGATTGAGAAGGAATTCCCGTTTAAGTTTAAGGGCGAGGAGGTCTTTACCTCCGCCATACTAAGCGTCACGGAAGAAGACCAGACCTCTATATACATAACCACCGGCCACGGTGAACGCGGTATCGACGACTACGACCGTCAGGGTTTCTCCGACATTGTTACGGCACTGAAGAGAGACAACTTTAACGTGGTACCGCTTGACCTCCTGACCCGGAAGAAGATACCGGCGGGCTGTGACGTACTGATAATCGCAGGGCCCACAAAGTCGTTCAATTCGGAAGAACAGGCCCTGATTCGCGACTATGTCGATAACAGGGAAGGCAGGCTCCTTGTGTGTCTGGAACCGGCTTTTGGACCCTACGACAACACGGGGCTGGACACACTCCTTAAAGAGTACAACGTGAACGTGAGGACAGACGCCGTAGTTTATAACAAGGTGCAACTACCGTTTTTCGGTTTACAGACGGTGGCTGAGATATACGTCAATAAGGAGAGATATCCGGAGCACCGGATAACGCAGGAGATGAGGTCCCTGAACAGTGTGTTCTTTGGCGCGTGCCCGGTGGAAGCCATCCCTCCCAACAACCAGAGGAAGTATCAGGTCAAGAACCTGGCGATGGCCGCCGATAACAGTTGGGGTGAGACGGAAATCGGGGTTAAAAACAAGAAACCGAAATTCACTCAGGGAAAAGATATTCCCGGCCCCATAGCGATTGCCGCAACCTCTGAACCGGTGGACACTGCCGCCCAGGCATCTATCGCCCACGGTTCGCTGCCCAAAGAGTCGGAAGTAAAGGGGGCGCGACTGGTCGTCTTCGGGGACGTCGACTTTGCCGCCAACGAATATTCCGGTAACCCCGGCAATCACGATATATTTCTAAACTCCATAAACTGGCTCACCAAGAAAGAAACCAAGCTCGGTATCTCTGCTAAACCGCCCGACGTCAGACGCGCCATACTGGATCCACAGCAGATGAAGCTCATATACTGGCTTTCCGTGGCGGGGCTTCCCGGCCTGGGACTCATAACCGGCGCATTAGTGTGGTGGAAACGAAGGAGGTAA